From a region of the Corvus cornix cornix isolate S_Up_H32 chromosome 2, ASM73873v5, whole genome shotgun sequence genome:
- the LRP12 gene encoding low-density lipoprotein receptor-related protein 12, with protein sequence MAPWGSAEGSPAWRSAQLLLLVVSYCGNGALAEHSENVHISGVSTACGDIPEQIRSPSGTITSPGWPSEYPARVNCSWYIHANPGEIITISFQDFDVQGSRRCSSDWLTIGSYKNIEGYRACGSSIPSPYISSQDHVWIRFHSDDSISRKGFRLAYFAGKSDEPNCDCDQFHCANGKCIPESWKCNNMDECGDNSDEEMCAKANPPTASSFQPCANNQFQCLSRFTKLYTCLPESLKCDGNIDCLDLGDEIDCDVPTCGQWLKYFYGTFSSPNYPDFYPPGSNCTWLIDTGDHRKVILRFTDFKLDGTGYGDYVKIYDGLEENPRRLLRVLTAFDSHAPLTVVSSSGQIRVHFCADKVNAARGFNATYQVDGFCLPWEIPCGGNWGCYTEQQRCDGYWHCPNGRDETNCTMCQRDEFPCSRNGVCYPRSDRCNYQNHCPNGSDEKNCFFCQPGNFHCKNNRCVFESWVCDSQDDCGDGSDEENCPVIVPTRVITAAVIGSLICGLLLVIALGCTCKLYSLRMFERRSFETHLSRVEAELLRREAPPSYGQLIAQGLIPPVEDFPVCSPNQASVLENLRLAVRSQLGFTSIRLPMAGRSSNIWNRIFNFARSRHSGSLALVSADGDDVASQSTSREAERNNTHRSLFSVESDDTDTENERRDAAGAVGGVAATLPQKVPPATAIEAAVGACGSSSAQSSSSSATDGGREVTSVEPPSTSPARHQLTSALSRMTQGLRWVRFTLGRSSSVNQNQSPLRQLDNGVSGREEDDDVEMLIPVSDVASDFDMNDCSRPLLDLSSDQGPGLRQPYSATHHSVRSCSRDGPCESCGIVHTAQIPDTCLEATVKNETSDDEALLLC encoded by the exons CTTgtggagatattccagaacaaATTCGATCACCAAGCGGGACAATCACGAGTCCAGGGTGGCCCTCTGAGTATCCTGCCCGAGTTAACTGTAGCTGGTACATCCATGCGAACCCAGGGGAGATCATTACTATAAG ctttcaagATTTTGATGTTCAGGGATCTCGACGATGCAGCTCAGATTGGTTAACAATTGGAAGCTACAAGAATATTGAAGGCTATAGAGCATGTGGCTCTTCCATTCCCTCACCATACATCTCTTCACAGGATCATGTTTGGATAAGGTTTCATTCAGATGATAGCATCTCCAGAAAAGGCTTCAGATTGGCCTACTTTGCTG GGAAATCTGATGAACCAAATTGTGATTGTGACCAGTTTCATTGTGCTAATGGGAAGTGTATTCCAGAAAGTTGGAAATGTAACAATATGGATGAATGTGGAGACAACTCGGATGAAGAAATGTGTGCCAAAGCTAATCCTCCAACAGCTTCTTCCTTTCAGCCTTGTGCTAACAATCAGTTCCAGTGTCTTTCCCGCTTCACCAAGCTTTACACTTGCCTTCCAGAATCTTTAAAATGTGATGGTAACATTGATTGTCTTGACCTAGGAGATGAAATAGACTGTGATGTGCCAACATGTGGGCAGTggttaaaatacttttatggTACTTTCAGTTCTCCCAACTATCCTGACTTCTATCCACCTGGCAGCAACTGCACCTGGCTGATAGACACTGGTGATCATCGCAAAGTAATCTTGCGATTCACTGATTTTAAACTTGATGGTACAGGTTATGGAGACTATGTCAAAATATATGATGGGTTAGAGGAGAATCCACGGAGGCTGTTGCGTGTACTGACAGCATTTGATTCTCATGCTCCCCTCACAGTTGTTTCATCCTCAGGACAGATAAGAGTGCATTTTTGTGCTGACAAAGTGAATGCTGCAAGAGGGTTCAATGCAACCTATCAGGTTGATGGCTTCTGTTTGCCCTGGGAAATCCCATGCGGTGGAAACTGGGGGTGCTACACAGAGCAGCAACGCTGTGATGGCTACTGGCACTGTCCAAATGGAAGGGATGAAACCAACTGCACCATGTGCCAAAGAGATGAGTTTCCCTGCTCTCGAAATGGTGTTTGCTACCCTCGTTCAGATCGCTGCAACTACCAGAATCATTGCCCTAATGGTTCAGATGAAAAGAACTGTTTCTTCTGTCAGCCAGGCaattttcactgtaaaaataacCGCTGTGTGTTTGAGAGCTGGGTTTGTGATTCTCAAGATGACTGTGGTGATGGCAGTGACGAAGAGAATTGCCCAGTCATTGTGCCCACTAGAGTGATAACTGCAGCTGTCATTGGGAGTCTTATTTGTGGATTGCTGCTTGTCATTGCACTGGGATGTACTTGTAAATTGTACTCACTCAGGATGTTTGAGCGAAG atCATTTGAAACTCACTTGTCAAGGGTTGAGGCTGAACTGTTAAGAAGAGAAGCTCCTCCATCCTATGGACAATTAATTGCCCAGGGTTTAATTCCACCAGTCGAAGATTTCCCTGTTTGTTCCCCAAATCAG GCTTCAGTTCTGGAAAACCTGAGGCTGGCAGTACGATCTCAGCTTGGATTTACCTCAATCAGACTTCCTATGGCTGGCAGATCAAGTAACATTTGGAATcgaatttttaattttgcaaggTCACGTCATTCTGGATCGTTGGCATTGGTCTCGGCGGATGGAGATGACGTTGCCAGCCAAAGTACTAGTagagaagctgaaagaaataatactcacagaagtttgttttcagttgAATCTGATGatacagacacagaaaatgaaagaagagatgcagcaggagcagttGGTGGTGTTGCTGCCACCTTGCCTCAAAAAGTCCCTCCTGCAACAGCAAtagaagcagcagtgggagcgTGTGGGAGttcctctgctcagagcagcagtaGCAGTGCCACGGATGGTGGAAGAGAAGTGACAAGCGTAGAGCCCCCAAGCACAAGTCCCGCACGCCACCAGCTCACGAGCGCACTAAGCCGTATGACTCAAGGCTTACGCTGGGTACGCTTTACTTTAGGGAGATCAAGCTCGGTGAATCAGAACCAAAGTCCTTTGAGACAGCTTGATAATGGGGTAAGTGGAAGAGAAGAGGATGATGATGTTGAAATGTTAATTCCAGTCTCTGATGTAGCATCAGACTTTGACATGAATGACTGTTCAAGACCTCTACTTGATCTCAGCTCAGATCAAGGACCAGGGCTTAGACAGCCTTACAGTGCAACACATCACAGTGTGAGGTCATGCAGTCGAGATGGCCCCTGTGAGAGCTGTGGCATCGTACACACTGCCCAGATACCCGACACTTGCTTAGAGGcaacagtgaaaaatgaaactagTGATGATGAGGCATTATTACTCTGCTAG